The Bosea sp. F3-2 genome window below encodes:
- a CDS encoding molybdopterin cofactor-binding domain-containing protein yields the protein MCHRAGNLHDVRILRVNAATDTGEVVNPDGVRNQIEGGVIQSASWTLFEEVTFDPKRITSFDWSSYPILRFSGVPERLEVAIIDKPGAPFLGVAEASQGPTAAALGNAIRDASGQRLRQLPCTPARVRAAFGG from the coding sequence TTGTGCCATCGCGCTGGAAATCTTCATGACGTTCGCATTCTACGCGTCAATGCCGCCACCGACACAGGGGAGGTCGTCAATCCAGACGGTGTGAGGAACCAGATCGAGGGAGGCGTCATTCAGTCCGCGAGCTGGACGCTCTTCGAGGAGGTGACGTTCGATCCTAAGCGCATTACGTCGTTCGACTGGTCGTCCTATCCCATTCTTCGGTTCTCAGGCGTGCCGGAACGGCTGGAAGTTGCGATCATCGACAAGCCCGGCGCGCCTTTCCTCGGTGTTGCAGAGGCGTCGCAGGGCCCCACAGCTGCAGCACTTGGCAACGCCATTCGTGACGCAAGCGGTCAAAGGTTGCGGCAGTTGCCGTGTACGCCAGCCCGCGTTCGGGCAGCGTTCGGAGGGTGA
- a CDS encoding sigma-70 family RNA polymerase sigma factor: MRKAQGVSLQEHETQLRPVFLAALAGDAAAYRLFLETISVRLRGYLRQMLARAGRSEASEVEDVLQETLLALHLSRHTYDPASPVTAWAHAIARYKLVDYLRRSGRHAGALPLDDEAYQLAGPADNTASEARLDLTRAMAALPERTRGLIDRVKLQGTTVAEAAHAAGMTETAAKVAIHRGLQAMAKFLSRRGARSA, encoded by the coding sequence ATGCGAAAAGCGCAAGGCGTGTCGCTGCAAGAGCACGAAACCCAGCTTCGGCCTGTCTTCCTCGCGGCCCTTGCCGGCGATGCCGCGGCCTATCGCCTGTTCCTCGAAACGATCAGCGTGCGGCTACGCGGCTATCTGCGCCAGATGCTGGCGCGTGCCGGACGCAGCGAGGCGAGCGAGGTGGAGGACGTGCTGCAGGAAACCCTGCTGGCGCTCCACCTGTCGCGCCACACCTACGACCCCGCGAGCCCGGTGACAGCCTGGGCGCATGCCATCGCGCGCTATAAGCTCGTCGACTACTTGCGCCGCTCCGGCCGCCATGCCGGCGCCCTGCCGCTCGACGACGAGGCGTACCAGCTCGCCGGCCCGGCCGACAACACCGCCTCGGAGGCACGGCTCGACCTGACCCGCGCCATGGCCGCCTTGCCGGAGCGCACACGCGGGCTGATCGATCGGGTGAAGCTCCAGGGTACGACGGTGGCAGAGGCAGCACATGCGGCGGGCATGACCGAGACGGCCGCCAAGGTCGCGATCCATCGCGGCCTGCAGGCCATGGCCAAGTTCCTCTCTCGACGCGGAGCGCGCTCCGCATGA
- a CDS encoding DUF2171 domain-containing protein translates to MTDKVKENMEVIGADGVHVGTVDRVEGERIKLKKSDSSGRHEGHHHYIELGFVAGVEGNKVRLSANADIAVTLEEEPSGKPVDL, encoded by the coding sequence ATGACGGACAAGGTCAAGGAGAACATGGAGGTCATCGGCGCCGACGGCGTCCATGTCGGAACGGTCGATCGCGTCGAGGGAGAGCGGATCAAGCTCAAGAAGAGCGACAGCTCCGGCCGACATGAGGGCCACCACCACTATATCGAACTCGGCTTCGTCGCCGGCGTCGAAGGCAACAAGGTGCGCCTTTCCGCCAATGCGGACATCGCCGTGACGCTCGAGGAAGAGCCATCGGGCAAGCCGGTCGACCTTTGA
- a CDS encoding tetratricopeptide repeat protein, translating to MSYATHHHDLSGDSITVANDIARLAWNDTLEALLAHAAATPDHLACTLAADSDFALAHAAKGLMLLSLARSELVAPARDCLARARAAALLRPVTRRETMVIEALALWLEDAPRRAAERLEAILLAHPFDVLALKLSHGVRFMLGDQAEMLATLRRVAPGFGESHPLAGFVHGCHAFALEEQGFYAEAERAGRRAVALSPRDAWGRHAVAHVLEMTGRVDEGIAWLLDGRSVAHANNLRFHIFWHLALFRLERGETGEALRLYDGEIRAEPTDDYRDIANGASLLARLEYAGIDVGDRWEELAAKAEGRIHDRRLVFADLHYALSLLGAGHADGAEAIARSLIEDAKAHPSGERRDAARNGALAAFGLIAFHEGDYDEATRLLGSARGGLTTIGGSHAQRDLFEQAYAESLIRAGQHDRAAQVLDERLARRGGTNLFAARRLAQLRSRGAGHLAALAVASTPLAIAH from the coding sequence ATGTCTTACGCCACGCATCATCACGACCTCTCCGGCGACAGCATCACCGTCGCGAACGACATTGCGCGCCTGGCCTGGAACGACACGCTCGAGGCGTTGCTCGCTCATGCAGCCGCCACGCCCGACCATCTCGCCTGCACGCTCGCCGCCGACTCCGATTTCGCCCTGGCCCATGCTGCCAAGGGGCTGATGCTGCTCTCGCTGGCGCGCTCCGAACTCGTCGCCCCGGCTCGCGATTGCCTAGCCAGGGCCCGCGCGGCGGCGCTCCTGCGGCCGGTGACGCGGCGCGAGACGATGGTTATCGAAGCCTTGGCGCTCTGGCTCGAGGATGCACCGCGCCGGGCGGCGGAGCGGCTCGAGGCGATCCTGCTCGCCCATCCCTTCGATGTGCTGGCGCTCAAGCTCTCGCATGGCGTGCGCTTCATGCTCGGCGATCAGGCCGAGATGCTCGCAACCCTGCGCCGCGTCGCGCCGGGCTTCGGCGAGAGCCATCCGCTCGCCGGCTTCGTCCATGGCTGCCACGCCTTCGCGCTTGAGGAGCAGGGCTTCTACGCCGAGGCCGAGCGTGCCGGCCGCCGCGCCGTCGCCCTGAGTCCGCGCGACGCCTGGGGCCGCCACGCCGTCGCCCATGTGTTGGAGATGACCGGTCGTGTCGACGAAGGCATCGCCTGGCTCCTGGACGGCCGCAGCGTCGCTCATGCCAACAATCTGCGCTTCCATATTTTCTGGCATCTCGCCCTGTTCCGGCTGGAGCGCGGCGAGACCGGCGAGGCGCTGCGGCTCTATGACGGGGAGATCCGGGCCGAGCCGACCGACGATTACCGCGACATCGCCAACGGCGCCTCGCTGCTGGCCCGGCTCGAATATGCCGGCATCGATGTCGGAGATCGCTGGGAGGAACTCGCCGCGAAGGCCGAGGGGCGCATCCATGACAGGCGCCTTGTCTTCGCCGACCTGCACTATGCGCTCTCGCTGCTCGGTGCCGGCCATGCCGACGGGGCAGAGGCCATCGCCCGCAGCCTGATCGAGGATGCGAAGGCCCACCCCAGTGGCGAGCGGCGTGACGCCGCCCGCAACGGCGCGCTCGCGGCCTTCGGACTGATTGCCTTCCATGAGGGCGACTACGACGAGGCCACCCGGCTGCTCGGTTCCGCCCGAGGCGGGCTCACCACCATCGGCGGCAGCCATGCCCAGCGTGACCTGTTCGAGCAGGCCTATGCCGAGAGCCTGATCCGCGCCGGCCAGCACGACCGTGCCGCCCAAGTCCTCGACGAGCGCCTGGCGCGGCGCGGCGGCACCAATCTCTTTGCCGCGCGCCGGCTGGCGCAGTTGCGCAGCCGCGGTGCCGGGCATCTCGCCGCTCTTGCCGTCGCTTCCACCCCGCTCGCCATCGCTCACTGA
- a CDS encoding Dyp-type peroxidase, whose product MDSSLPSVISQPVVATLTRSAMFLVVTINPGSGPETTVRGLCADLSSLLRAVGFRDLQGNLSCVMAFGSQAWDRLFDGPRPNELHPFQEIRGVHHAVSTPGDILFHIRATTRMDLCFELAKQIMIRLDGAITAVDEVHGFSYFDDRDLIGFVDGTENPAGPDAIRATLIGDEDAAFAGGSYVIVQKYLHDMAGWEKVPVEEQENIIGRYKLSDIEQSDALKKPYAHNVLTSITEDGEPVDILRDNMPFGQVGTGEFGTYFIGYARTPRRIERMLENMFVGSPPGNYDRLLDFSRAVTGSLFFVPTATFLDGVTAEKAAPDAEPQASVAPEPAPATTLSRSPGDGSLGIGSLKEEAGHE is encoded by the coding sequence ATGGATTCAAGTCTGCCTTCCGTGATCTCGCAGCCGGTCGTGGCGACGCTGACGCGTTCGGCGATGTTCCTCGTCGTGACGATCAATCCCGGCAGCGGGCCCGAAACGACCGTGCGCGGCCTGTGCGCCGATCTCTCGTCGTTGCTGCGGGCTGTCGGCTTCCGCGATCTCCAGGGCAACCTGTCCTGCGTGATGGCTTTCGGCTCGCAGGCCTGGGACCGCCTCTTCGACGGACCGCGGCCAAACGAGTTGCACCCGTTCCAGGAAATCCGCGGCGTGCATCATGCTGTCTCCACGCCTGGCGACATCCTGTTCCATATCCGCGCGACGACGCGGATGGATCTGTGCTTCGAACTGGCCAAGCAGATCATGATCCGGCTCGACGGCGCCATCACCGCCGTCGACGAGGTCCACGGCTTCAGCTATTTCGACGATCGCGACCTGATCGGCTTCGTCGACGGGACCGAGAACCCGGCAGGACCGGACGCCATCCGCGCGACCCTCATCGGCGACGAGGACGCTGCCTTCGCTGGCGGCAGCTACGTCATCGTGCAGAAATACCTGCATGATATGGCTGGTTGGGAGAAGGTGCCGGTCGAGGAGCAGGAAAACATCATCGGCCGCTACAAGCTTTCTGATATCGAGCAGTCCGATGCGTTGAAGAAGCCCTATGCCCACAATGTCCTGACCAGCATCACCGAGGATGGCGAGCCCGTCGACATCCTGCGCGACAACATGCCCTTCGGCCAGGTCGGGACCGGCGAGTTCGGCACCTATTTCATCGGCTACGCCCGCACTCCGCGCCGGATCGAGCGCATGCTGGAGAACATGTTCGTCGGCTCGCCGCCGGGCAACTACGACCGGCTGCTCGATTTCAGCCGCGCGGTGACCGGCTCGCTGTTCTTCGTGCCGACAGCGACCTTTCTCGATGGCGTCACGGCGGAGAAGGCTGCCCCCGACGCCGAGCCCCAGGCTTCTGTCGCGCCCGAGCCGGCGCCGGCGACAACCCTATCCAGATCGCCCGGCGACGGCTCGCTCGGCATCGGCTCCCTGAAGGAAGAGGCAGGCCATGAATAA
- a CDS encoding DUF1109 domain-containing protein yields MRTDDLISLMSASNQPVDTGWLRRGTWLAALAALVLTVTLLVFTIGVRRNLAGAIVTTPVIAKILFGASIATIALILFQRSLRPGLKPKRLLPLVAIPVGLVAAWALLTLAQAPAEQWQALVFGRYWRSCLFNVPLYALGPLAALLWLARRGAPVDRTLTGLCAGLASAGLSVVAYALHCPDDTIPFLATWYTLAVAMVTIFAALVFPRLLRW; encoded by the coding sequence ATGCGAACCGACGACCTGATCTCCCTGATGAGCGCGAGCAACCAGCCGGTCGATACCGGTTGGCTGCGCCGGGGTACTTGGCTGGCCGCCCTCGCCGCTCTGGTGCTGACGGTGACGCTGCTGGTGTTCACCATCGGCGTCCGGCGCAATCTCGCAGGCGCGATCGTCACCACGCCGGTCATCGCCAAGATCCTGTTCGGCGCCAGCATCGCCACCATCGCGCTCATCTTGTTCCAGCGCAGCCTCCGCCCCGGACTGAAGCCGAAGCGCCTGCTGCCGCTGGTCGCGATCCCCGTCGGGTTGGTTGCCGCCTGGGCCCTGCTGACACTGGCGCAGGCGCCGGCAGAGCAGTGGCAGGCGCTGGTCTTCGGGCGCTATTGGCGCAGCTGCCTGTTCAACGTGCCGCTCTACGCCCTGGGCCCGCTCGCCGCGCTGCTCTGGCTGGCCCGGCGCGGTGCACCGGTCGACCGCACTTTGACAGGTCTCTGCGCCGGCCTGGCCTCCGCCGGGCTATCCGTCGTGGCCTATGCGCTGCATTGCCCGGACGATACCATTCCGTTCCTCGCGACCTGGTACACGCTCGCGGTCGCGATGGTCACCATCTTCGCCGCCCTGGTTTTTCCGCGCCTGCTGCGCTGGTGA
- a CDS encoding CoA transferase, with amino-acid sequence MSGPLTGVRVLDMTSVLMGPYATSILGDMGADVIKLESPEGDLIRQVGPSRSGAMGGMFMHANRSKRSIVVDLKKPAGRDIALALARTADVLVYNLRPQAMERLGLGYEAVAGARSDIIYVGTFGFGQDGPYAAKPAYDDLVQGLCAVPALIADAGDGTPRYAPVNIADRIVGLHALAAILAALRHRDRTGEGQRIDVPMFETMASFVLGDHFGGLSYEPPLDLGGYARLLAPDRRPFRTADGYLCAVIYTDRHWQRFIDIAGRDDWRDDPRFASHASRTRHMAEIMKSVAAIFLTRPTAEWERLLGEADIPHARMHTLDSLVNDSHLAAVGFFPILEHPSEGSVRTLRVASQWSVSQPRPERAAPRLGEHSREVLAEAGYSEAAIQRLVEARVVACPNAGD; translated from the coding sequence ATGAGCGGCCCGCTGACCGGCGTCCGGGTCCTCGACATGACTTCCGTGCTCATGGGCCCTTATGCGACTTCGATCCTCGGCGACATGGGCGCCGACGTCATCAAGCTCGAGTCGCCAGAGGGCGACCTCATCCGCCAGGTCGGCCCCAGCCGCAGCGGCGCGATGGGCGGCATGTTCATGCATGCCAATCGTTCCAAGCGCAGCATCGTGGTCGATCTCAAAAAGCCCGCCGGTCGGGATATCGCGCTCGCCCTCGCGCGAACTGCCGACGTTCTCGTCTACAATCTGCGGCCGCAGGCGATGGAACGGCTCGGGCTCGGCTACGAGGCCGTCGCCGGTGCCAGGAGCGACATCATCTATGTTGGCACCTTCGGCTTCGGCCAGGACGGTCCCTACGCCGCGAAGCCCGCCTATGACGATCTCGTCCAGGGCCTCTGCGCCGTACCGGCACTCATCGCCGATGCCGGCGACGGAACGCCGCGCTATGCTCCCGTCAACATCGCCGATCGCATCGTCGGCCTGCACGCGCTCGCGGCGATCTTGGCTGCTCTGCGCCATCGCGACCGCACCGGCGAGGGCCAGCGCATCGACGTCCCGATGTTCGAGACGATGGCAAGCTTCGTCCTCGGCGATCATTTCGGCGGCTTGAGCTACGAGCCGCCTCTCGACCTTGGCGGTTATGCTCGCCTCCTCGCGCCGGACCGCAGGCCCTTCCGGACCGCAGACGGCTATCTCTGCGCAGTCATCTACACGGACCGCCATTGGCAGCGCTTCATCGACATCGCCGGACGGGATGACTGGCGCGACGACCCGCGCTTCGCAAGCCATGCCAGCCGCACGCGCCATATGGCCGAGATCATGAAGAGCGTCGCGGCGATCTTTCTCACGCGCCCGACGGCTGAATGGGAACGCCTGCTCGGCGAAGCCGATATCCCGCATGCGCGGATGCACACGCTGGATTCGCTCGTCAACGATTCGCATCTGGCCGCGGTGGGTTTCTTCCCAATCTTGGAGCACCCGTCGGAAGGCTCGGTTCGGACATTGCGCGTGGCCTCGCAATGGAGCGTTAGCCAGCCCAGGCCGGAGAGAGCCGCGCCGCGTCTGGGAGAGCACAGCCGAGAAGTCCTCGCGGAAGCCGGCTACTCGGAGGCGGCGATTCAGCGGCTGGTCGAAGCCAGGGTCGTTGCATGTCCGAACGCTGGCGACTGA
- a CDS encoding PHB depolymerase family esterase: MATRLRIAGALAGFVVIASVGAQEPVRPKPGDACPAGEGCTVASGRYRIILPPPRAETSRSGAIMYFHGYQGSAEETIADAGLVAVARRLGVALIAPDGAGRSWSFPGSPARQRDEFAFVGQVLDDVVSRFGLDPARIMASGFSQGGSMVWYLACRMPTRFAAFAPIAGAFWEPLPVSCEPPRPPLIHVHGTSDTTVPLAGRTLRSGARQGDVFKSLAILAPGGCTVAWAEATRAYPAPDHLTCRVATGCGGSARLELCLHPGGHKADPAWVEHAWRLAMPRSGSTTAGQAGLTSP; the protein is encoded by the coding sequence ATGGCCACCAGACTTCGCATCGCAGGCGCGCTGGCCGGCTTCGTCGTCATCGCATCGGTTGGCGCGCAGGAGCCGGTCCGCCCGAAACCCGGCGATGCCTGCCCCGCCGGCGAGGGCTGCACCGTGGCGAGCGGCCGTTACCGCATCATCCTGCCACCACCCCGCGCCGAAACTTCGCGCTCCGGCGCCATCATGTATTTCCATGGCTATCAGGGCTCGGCCGAGGAGACGATCGCCGATGCCGGCCTCGTCGCCGTCGCGCGGCGCCTCGGCGTCGCGCTGATCGCACCGGACGGGGCCGGCCGCTCTTGGTCCTTTCCCGGGTCGCCCGCCCGCCAACGCGACGAGTTCGCCTTCGTCGGGCAAGTCTTGGACGATGTCGTCTCGCGCTTCGGCCTCGATCCGGCCCGCATCATGGCGAGCGGCTTTTCGCAAGGCGGCTCGATGGTCTGGTACCTCGCCTGCCGAATGCCGACGCGCTTCGCAGCCTTCGCTCCCATCGCCGGTGCCTTTTGGGAACCGCTCCCCGTGAGCTGCGAACCCCCCCGGCCGCCGCTGATCCATGTCCATGGCACAAGCGATACGACCGTGCCGCTCGCCGGCCGCACGCTGCGCTCCGGCGCCCGGCAAGGCGACGTCTTCAAGAGCCTCGCCATCCTCGCGCCGGGCGGCTGCACCGTCGCCTGGGCGGAGGCCACCCGCGCCTACCCCGCGCCGGATCACTTGACCTGCCGCGTCGCGACCGGCTGCGGCGGCTCGGCCCGGCTGGAACTCTGCCTCCATCCCGGCGGCCACAAGGCCGATCCGGCCTGGGTTGAGCACGCCTGGCGCCTCGCGATGCCGCGCTCGGGTTCCACAACGGCCGGACAGGCCGGGCTCACGTCTCCGTGA
- a CDS encoding YHS domain-containing (seleno)protein, translating to MLDRRSFVRLAGAGLVVAAFAIGGAEADTSRPVNTLGSPDGVAIRGYDPVAYFRGGGPRPGKPEFSVSHGGATWRFASAEHKALFEADPERYLPAYGGFCAYGTSRGYLVKIEPEAWSIIDGRLYLNYDLGVREIWLGDTRKFIARADGNWPRLTTKDIQ from the coding sequence ATGCTCGACCGACGGTCTTTCGTCCGGCTCGCCGGGGCAGGGCTGGTCGTCGCGGCCTTCGCGATTGGTGGGGCCGAGGCTGATACGTCCCGCCCGGTCAATACGCTCGGCTCGCCGGATGGCGTCGCGATCCGCGGTTACGACCCCGTCGCCTATTTCCGCGGCGGCGGTCCGCGCCCGGGCAAGCCCGAATTCTCAGTCAGCCATGGCGGCGCCACCTGGCGCTTCGCCAGCGCCGAGCACAAGGCGCTGTTCGAGGCTGATCCGGAGCGCTACCTGCCGGCCTATGGCGGCTTTTGCGCCTACGGCACCTCGCGCGGCTACCTCGTCAAGATCGAGCCGGAGGCCTGGTCGATCATCGATGGCAGGCTCTACCTCAACTACGACCTCGGCGTGAGGGAAATCTGGCTCGGCGATACGCGGAAGTTCATTGCTCGTGCCGATGGAAACTGGCCTCGCTTAACGACGAAGGATATCCAATAA
- a CDS encoding thiamine pyrophosphate-binding protein — MRHERISAAAPTGTGPDELARGADLLAVRLAASGATHAFGIPGGEVLALVDALERAGIRFMLARHENAAGFMAEGLWHATGTLPVLVATLGPGVANAVNVVANAQQDRVPLIFVTGCVDQALAESYTHQVFDHQAVLRPLVKASFRAAPGTEDLVAAKAVALARRGRPGPVHIDLPIAVAEAPTAPRTLPAMPLFSPSIPADLRPAQALIAAAQRPLVIAGLDLVVQDGAAALGRFLAATGAPLLTTYKAKGLVPEDDPRVIGGIGLSPKADALVRPLMEAADLIVLAGYDPIEMRQGWRNPWPASRRVIDIVAEQVTHGMHHSSQLIEGDVGTILTRLSEGLAVKATWPGGEPAATRRAFRAAFAAPDEWGPHAVFETLRQVAPPGTVATADSGAHRILLSQIWSCDGPRRLLQSSGLCTMGCALPMATGAALGSGRPTLCFVGDAGLEMVLGELATLRDLGLPVIIVALVDRALGLIALKQSQLGLLRIGVDIGETDFTGVARAMGGHGATIDDRETLAREAEAAFRRDGFTLLACRIDAESYDGAF, encoded by the coding sequence ATGCGCCATGAACGGATATCGGCAGCCGCGCCGACGGGGACTGGTCCGGACGAACTCGCGAGGGGCGCCGATCTGCTGGCCGTGCGACTGGCCGCCTCCGGCGCGACCCACGCTTTCGGCATCCCCGGCGGCGAAGTTCTGGCGCTGGTCGATGCGCTCGAGCGCGCCGGCATCCGCTTCATGCTCGCTCGGCACGAGAACGCCGCAGGCTTCATGGCTGAGGGGCTCTGGCATGCGACGGGCACGCTCCCCGTGCTGGTCGCGACGCTCGGGCCCGGCGTCGCCAATGCGGTCAACGTCGTTGCCAACGCGCAGCAGGACCGGGTGCCGCTGATCTTCGTGACCGGCTGCGTCGACCAGGCGCTGGCCGAGAGCTACACCCATCAGGTCTTCGACCATCAGGCCGTGTTGCGCCCGCTGGTCAAGGCGAGTTTCCGTGCAGCGCCCGGCACCGAGGATCTCGTCGCGGCGAAGGCCGTCGCACTCGCCCGGCGCGGCCGGCCCGGCCCGGTCCACATCGACCTGCCGATCGCGGTGGCGGAAGCCCCCACGGCACCGCGCACCCTGCCGGCCATGCCGCTCTTCTCGCCCTCCATCCCGGCCGATCTTCGGCCCGCGCAAGCGCTGATCGCCGCGGCGCAACGACCGCTGGTCATCGCCGGACTCGACCTCGTCGTCCAGGACGGCGCAGCCGCGCTCGGCCGTTTCCTGGCCGCCACGGGCGCGCCGCTGCTCACCACCTACAAGGCCAAGGGGCTGGTGCCGGAGGACGATCCGCGCGTGATCGGCGGCATCGGCCTTTCGCCGAAGGCCGATGCGCTCGTCCGCCCCTTGATGGAGGCCGCCGACCTGATCGTGCTGGCCGGCTATGATCCCATCGAGATGCGCCAGGGCTGGCGGAACCCCTGGCCCGCAAGCAGGCGGGTCATCGATATCGTCGCCGAGCAGGTAACGCATGGCATGCATCATTCCAGCCAGCTCATAGAGGGCGATGTCGGCACGATCCTGACGCGCCTGTCGGAGGGGTTAGCAGTGAAGGCGACTTGGCCGGGCGGCGAGCCGGCTGCGACCCGCCGCGCCTTCCGTGCCGCCTTTGCCGCTCCCGATGAATGGGGGCCGCATGCCGTCTTCGAGACCCTGCGCCAGGTCGCGCCGCCTGGCACGGTTGCGACCGCCGATTCCGGCGCGCATCGCATCCTGCTCAGCCAGATCTGGAGCTGCGACGGGCCGCGCCGTCTGCTGCAATCCAGCGGGCTGTGCACCATGGGCTGCGCCCTGCCGATGGCAACCGGCGCCGCGCTCGGCTCCGGCCGCCCAACACTGTGCTTCGTCGGCGACGCCGGCCTCGAAATGGTGCTGGGAGAGTTGGCGACGCTGCGCGATCTCGGCTTGCCGGTGATCATCGTCGCACTCGTCGACAGGGCGCTCGGGCTGATCGCGCTGAAGCAGAGCCAGCTCGGCCTGCTGCGCATCGGGGTCGATATCGGAGAGACCGATTTCACCGGAGTCGCCCGCGCGATGGGCGGGCATGGTGCGACGATCGACGACCGTGAAACTCTTGCGCGCGAAGCGGAGGCGGCCTTCCGGCGCGACGGCTTCACGCTGCTTGCCTGCCGGATTGATGCTGAAAGCTACGACGGAGCCTTCTGA
- a CDS encoding molybdopterin-dependent oxidoreductase: MIRPGPPGTLLAARDKSDPAPPAPPVALAQPEGGGDRNAIPLYRFPNAKVVHHFLPEMPLRGSSMRSLGGYLNVLAIESTIDDLAHASGQDPVDLRLRLLLDDRARAVVEKAAADFAWKTRPQLPKGGGYGFGFARYKNLEAYCAIALEIFMTFAFYASMPPPTQGRSSIQTV; encoded by the coding sequence ATGATACGGCCCGGTCCGCCGGGCACGCTGCTTGCTGCCCGCGACAAGAGCGACCCGGCTCCGCCGGCGCCACCAGTTGCCCTTGCGCAGCCGGAGGGGGGCGGCGACCGCAATGCGATCCCGCTCTACCGCTTCCCGAATGCAAAGGTGGTGCATCACTTCCTGCCGGAGATGCCGTTGCGCGGGTCTTCGATGCGCTCCCTCGGCGGCTATCTCAACGTTTTGGCCATCGAGAGCACCATCGACGACTTGGCCCATGCCTCTGGGCAGGATCCGGTCGATCTGCGCCTGCGTCTGCTTCTCGACGATCGCGCGCGCGCCGTGGTCGAGAAGGCGGCTGCGGATTTCGCTTGGAAGACGCGCCCGCAGCTTCCCAAAGGAGGCGGCTATGGCTTCGGGTTTGCCCGATACAAGAATCTCGAAGCATATTGTGCCATCGCGCTGGAAATCTTCATGACGTTCGCATTCTACGCGTCAATGCCGCCACCGACACAGGGGAGGTCGTCAATCCAGACGGTGTGA
- a CDS encoding OpgC domain-containing protein, with amino-acid sequence MAALPPTAKRLRDERLDFFRGVTMLIIFVAHLPENSWNAWIPARFGFSSGAELFVFCSGIASALAFGSVFTRHGLWLGTARIAYRIWQVYWAQIGLVLALIALAAALDQLFGLAELARQFAPLLADPERALLGLATLSWQPDYLDILPMYLVILALVPAMMLARRLHAALPFLITAALYAAVWITGLNLPGNPWNGAGWFLNPFAWQLIFFTGFFIAMKWLPVPRLGDRRLMAAAAFFILLSVPLSFWGILEHWPLAQAARDLIIPVSEKTDLHILRVLHFLALAYLMLSLVEPWRDRLDRGAGHLLILIGRQSLAAFLASVVLARLLGTVADMAGRSELIVALLNLAGFVLILATALVVGWFKSAPWAGPGRKPLAEPHNELAARATPTTRVREAS; translated from the coding sequence ATGGCCGCACTCCCTCCCACGGCGAAGCGGCTGCGCGACGAACGGCTCGATTTCTTCCGCGGCGTGACCATGCTGATCATCTTCGTTGCGCATCTGCCGGAGAACAGCTGGAACGCCTGGATTCCGGCGCGCTTCGGCTTTTCGTCGGGTGCCGAGCTCTTCGTCTTCTGCTCAGGCATCGCCAGCGCTCTCGCCTTCGGCAGCGTCTTTACCCGCCACGGGCTATGGCTGGGCACGGCGCGCATCGCCTACCGGATCTGGCAGGTCTACTGGGCGCAGATCGGCCTCGTCCTGGCGCTGATCGCGCTCGCCGCCGCGCTGGACCAGCTCTTCGGCCTGGCGGAGCTCGCGCGGCAATTCGCACCCTTGCTGGCCGATCCGGAGCGCGCGCTGCTCGGTCTCGCCACCCTGAGCTGGCAGCCGGACTATCTCGACATCCTGCCGATGTACCTCGTCATCCTGGCGCTCGTGCCGGCGATGATGCTGGCGCGTCGCCTTCATGCCGCCTTGCCCTTCCTGATCACCGCAGCGCTCTATGCGGCGGTTTGGATCACAGGCCTCAACCTGCCAGGCAATCCCTGGAACGGCGCCGGCTGGTTCCTCAATCCCTTTGCCTGGCAGCTGATCTTCTTCACCGGCTTCTTCATCGCCATGAAGTGGCTGCCGGTGCCTCGGCTCGGCGACCGGCGGTTGATGGCGGCGGCGGCGTTCTTCATCCTGCTTTCGGTGCCGCTGTCCTTCTGGGGCATCCTGGAGCACTGGCCGCTGGCGCAGGCCGCCCGTGACCTGATCATCCCCGTCAGCGAGAAGACCGACCTGCACATCCTGCGCGTGCTGCATTTCCTGGCGCTCGCCTATCTAATGCTCAGCCTGGTCGAGCCCTGGCGGGACCGGCTCGACCGCGGCGCGGGCCACCTCCTCATCCTGATCGGACGGCAATCCCTCGCGGCCTTCCTCGCCAGCGTCGTGCTCGCGCGGCTGCTGGGCACGGTCGCCGATATGGCCGGGCGCAGTGAGCTCATCGTCGCTCTGCTGAATCTCGCTGGTTTCGTGCTGATCCTCGCCACCGCGCTCGTGGTCGGCTGGTTCAAGAGCGCGCCCTGGGCCGGGCCGGGACGCAAGCCTCTGGCAGAGCCGCACAACGAGCTGGCCGCGAGGGCCACGCCGACAACACGGGTCCGTGAAGCGAGTTGA